ATCGGTGATTCTTCTCATCAAGCTGGCCAAAAAGTATAATGGAATAACTAGCTAGATTAGGGTTTCTAACTCCAGATACATCCCTGGGGCCTGGAGGAACTACTCTTGAAGCTCCTCAGCCCTCGCTATGTACCTTACACTTGCGGCATGATTCACAGATTTGATCCCACAATATACGCTCTCAATGCAAGAGCTCAAGACAttgccagatgcttttctgctttggaTGGTGGTGTCGATAGCGGAATATCATACGATGTGCGGAAACGAACGCCGTCGCCTATGTTCCTCGATACAGGGCAGAACCAGCATAGCATGTTGGGGCCTAGGACCTGTCATAGGGGAAAGAGTTGAGAAAACTGATGCCCCATGGTTCCTGTTATACTTTTAAAAGATAAATTTACATATTAAGAAGCATTCTGAACTGGCGTTTAGTAAGAAAAAACCAAGTCCATATTTTAGGAACGCGCGAGCATGCCCCCACTATCAAGTGTGTCCACTTGCACATTTCGAAAAAGATTGAAATATTCATAGTTATGTACTGTATGAGAATATTAGCAGTACCAAAAAATTGTGCAAAAATATGCATATTCCACACTAAATAAAAGGTTAATAATATTCGCAAAAAAAAGGTTAATATGAAAAATTCCATATAAACCATGCTGGACATAAGAGATAGCAAGATGTAATAGTGGTCTGAATTTTTCTTGCCAAATTTGCAGATATAAATGGTGTCTTTATTTTTGTTAACTTTTTTTTTCTGGAATACTGCATTTACACCGTTTGAATGGACAGGTAGAAAGCGCAGTCATGGACTTAGAGAGGCTATTAACAAAGTTACTGACAAGGCATTTGCACCATTGCATGGTAAACATACTTGAGTGCTGAAGTGTTTGCGGTATGTGTAAAAGAGAAGTGATGGAAAGAGTTCTTACCGAAACAATATTATGATAGACACCGAGATCATATGGATGATGGTAAAGATTTCCAGCCTTTTCTGCCAACCACATTGCCCTAACTCCTTCATGGTACTGCAAACCATAGCTACCATTATAGATAGGCAAACAATTAAGTCCTCAAAGCGAAGGGATCCTATTTTTCAAACCTCAATAGTAGTCTTATTATGTAAGATGAGGTAAACATGCCAGACCAAGAGGATAGACAACGCCAAAGTCATTACACCCACAAAGACGCCACAAATAACCTGCACATTTTTTACATTCTTGTGTTAGTTATCTAGAAGAATGTTTTATCTGCCAGCATTTTATATGCTGAAAACTGAAATGACTTTTTCAATTCACTTACTAACGATTTTCTTGGAGAATCAATTCCTGATTGTTCATCTGTAGGCACACTATGCACTACGCCTCCAATCATCAGAGCCTGACATAAATTTGAATCTTCTCATGGTCAATCACAACACAAGCATACTCACTAAAGTAAATCAAGGATATTAAAGTACCAAAGAATAGAAGCTTGCGGTTGCAGCATACAACACAAAGACGAGGAAAATTTTGTAATTCTCATGCCCAACACAATTGTTAATCCAAATACAGTGGTGATCCTGCATAAAAAATTAGCACAAATGCGAATAAGAGCCACGCAATAGAAAAGTGCCACACGAATCATAGTCAATAATCAGCACCATTTTCAGAATACATCTCTTGCAGACACGACAATGATGCGCGCGAGGAGGTTTATAATGAGAACACTTCTGGCAGTATCTCAAATCACCACCCTGCAATGACAACATGGAGGCTGATAAGATATTATTAATAAGAATTAAATACAGACAACAAGGTAAGTTGTATCCTACTGTACATCAGCAAACACTCACATGGCTTTCACTACACAGCAATGAACATCTATTTCGGTAACATAGATTAAGCTTGCCAAATTAACTGCAGGTAATATGTATGCGCATACAAGTCCACCCATACATCATTAAGCACTCCATGGAAGACTGGGCCTATAGTTTATGTTAAGATATATGTATTATcgaataagtaacaaaagtaatcTGTATGAGATTCAGGTATATCAAACTTTGTGCATTCTTGTCCCACCCTTCAGTTGAAAATGGCTCCTTTTATTCATCAATCAAATATTAACTATTGCAGTCAGGGACCCATGTTGGGTCAGGAGTATACCAGACGTACACACAGAAGTTTTGGCAAAAGATAggtattttattttcttatttttagaaATAGGAGGGCCTCCATTTTCCATTATGGGAAACCCCGAGAAGTTCTTACAGACTAGAAGTTCTGTGCAGCAGAAAGCTAACACAAAAAGCTTGCTATATAAACATAAAAAACGGAAAATCCCTCTTGGTGACGAAGCACACAGAAAAGGTGCACCATCCAATGCTCCAACCCATAAGACCAGTCCGAACAAGGCACTGACAGCAACAGCTTGAAGCAAGCAAAAGAACCACATCTCAGTAAAATGTGCACATCTTAATATTTATACAGATCAACAATAGAGATAAAGAGTTTGTTGAGTAAAGCCGTTTGTTGACAACAGTAGTCTGTAAAGTCCTTGCGACGCAGATCGCAAGATACAGAAGCAAGGCAAAAAATACAGCGGAACAGCAGAGTTGAGAGGGAAGAGAGAGCAACTAAGGAAAAAAACAAATTTCTCTTTCATTTCTTGAGAGCAAAGACAACAGGAGTTATATATCCTTCCCTTACGATTCATATCCACCTGCTAAATAATCGGATATAACACACGCCACTACAGGTCACACGAAACACAAACATCAGCAAATTGTTAACCTCTGCTACTACCGACACCCACTTGTTCTTCGGGTTTGTCATTGGCGGTACTGGTGCCGGTCATGACATAAGCATAAATAAAATCCAAGCTGACCCATTGGTAGGACGCACAACTAACAACTGGCAGCTGTCGCAGCATTGGTTCATGTTTTTGATCAGTTGCGTCACCTTTGCGCTTGAAAATGGAAAAAAAAATCTATGCTTATTCTTTCACTTTGTTTTTTAGTATGTTGTTCCCCTTTATGATGAATGAACTTTTATATCCTTCTGACATCCTTCAAGAAATTGGTAGCGGTTCATTGTCGGCATGCTGTGTTTTTTCCTTTTGGTGCGGAACAACACAGGCTTCTTAAAATGGTGCTACTGCTAACACTAATTATTTCCATAGCTATAGTTAGAGCTGAGACTTGTATTATACTAATAGACTGTGATAAATAAGCTAAAAATAGACCAGGGGTTTAATGATATAATGACTGCTGTGTTACATTTAGTGAGTGTGAATTCTTTGTGCAAGTTAAGGATGGTGAGTGGTACACCATGCCATCATTACCTTGCTTGCCACTACAGGTCACACGAGACCCAAACGTTGGCAAATGGTTGACGTCTGCCACTAACGACACCCACTTGTTCTTCAGGGTTTGTCGTTGGCGGTACTGGTGCCGGTCATATGACATAATCATAAATAAAATCCAAGCTGACCCACTGGTAGGAGGCAGAACTAACAACTGCAGCAGATGGCGACATTGGTTCAGGATTTTGATCAGTTGCATCACCTTTGCTCTTGAAAATGGGGAACAGAAATCTATGTTTATTCTTTTAGTTTGTTTTTAGTATTGTGCTCCCCTTTATGATGAATGGATTTTTATATCCTTCCGACATCCTTCAAGAAATTGTCAGCGGTTCATTGTCGGCATGCTGTGTTTTCCCTTGTGGTGCGGAACAACGCGGGTTTCTTAAAATTGTGCTAACACTAATTCTTTCCATAGGTATAGTTAGAGCATCTCCGGCTGTTTGGCCCCCCAGCGCACCCGGTGAAGGCCTTTTGGCGTTTGCGCCGGCGGTTTTTCCGGCCTGGGGGCGATCGAGTTTCCAGCCGCGCCCCTAGGTTTCGCCCCCCAAACGCACAAAAATTCGAAGTTATCTTTCCCGCTACCAAAAAACGCCACAAGTTCAGCGATCATCATGCCACAGGTCGGCGATCGAACATAGCCAAAGTCCGGAGATCAAAAGGGTAGGAACCATAGACATGGAGCTCATCAAACGACAGGCTCCTCTGTCGTAGGGCTGGCCAAGGTCGGCGTCGGCATGGGCGTGGGTTCGGCTTCAGTGCTCGAGCTCGGCGTCGGCGTTGACATAGTCGTGGGCGTAGGGGCGGTGGTCGCCGCCGGTCCCAACATCTGGTTCAAGATGAGGCCGCGCTCTGCCAGGTACCACACCTTCACCTGCTCGTCCATCGTCGACATGTCTGCCCCCATCAAGAATGCTAGGTCGGTGttactcttcttcgcggcgacgttggtctTGAGAAGGTCGAGCTTGACGTCCTGCTtcgtcatcaacgccgaccacctcACACCGGATTTCTCCTCCCTCTTGGTGGCGTTGCTCTTGGCGTCGGCGATGCACTGCTCGATAGGCGAGGGGGCgcatacttcttcggcggcatggcgggcgGATCTGGGGAGAATGGCAGGAGCAGCGGGTGAGAAGGGGGGAGGCACTNNNNNNNNNNNNNNNNNNNNNNNNNNNNNNNNNNNNNNNNNNNNNNNNNNNNNNNNNNNNNNNNNNNNNNNNNNNNNNNNNNNNNNNNNNNNNNNNNNNNNNNNNNNNNNNNNNNNNNNNNNNNNNNNNNNNNNNNNNNNNNNNNNNNNNNNNNNNNNNNNNNNNNNNNNNNNNNNNNNNNNNNNNNNNNNNNNNNNNNNNNNNNNNNNNNNNNNNNNNNNNNNNNNNNNNNNNNNNNNNNNNNNNNNNNNNNNNNNNNNNNNNNNNNNNNNNNNNNNNNNNNNNNNNNNNNNNNNNNNNGAGACGCTCTTAGAGCTGAAGACTTAAACCCTCTGTTCACTAATGTATGACATTTTGGCAGTTTAAATTGAACTACCAAAATGTCCTACATTTGTGAACAGAGTATGTTATACGGAGTAATAAACTGTGTGATAGATAAGCTAAAAACAGAACAGGGGTTTAATGATATAAACACTGATGTGTTACATTTGGTCACTATGAATTCTTTGTGCAAGTTAAAGATGGTGAGTGGTGACACCATGCCATCATATCTTGCTTGCCATGTCAAATTGTAGTTTTTATTGATTACTATTTTTTTTTCTTATAAACTATATGGCATCGTGTAAACAGTTTGTACTTTCATTTTCTGTTTTGTGGACTTCCTTGTTTTAGGTTGCAAAGTACTCCATCCTGAAATCCTGCAACCGTCACTAAGTACAGTGTGTCAGTGTGCAAGGATACAGAGCAGGACACTCGTCAGACCCATCTTGGACTTGGACATCCACCAGTCCACCTCCCACTGAGATATTGCCAAGATTGACTGATTGAGCTAAAAATGGCAAAGCAGCCTTCCGCTTCAAAGATCCAAACCCCACAGACGGAATAACCAGCTCACTGAATCTTGCTTCCAGGTAATGTTCTACCACATCTAAATCCAAGACCCCAAATGTCTGAGGCCTAATTCGGCAACCGGGACACAGGAGCCACCGGAGAGATCCCATCTTCGAAGCGGGATCTGGGTGTGGTGCCGGTGCGGGAAGAGGGAGGCTGGCGGCCGGTCATACCTTGCGCTTGATCTCATGGAGGGGGGTCTCCGTGTCCTCGACGTCGGGCACGAAGGCGGGCGGCACGCGGCCCGGGTCGCGCGTGACGACGAGGCCGTAGGCGGCGACGCAGGCGAGCGCGAGCGCGGTGTAGGCCGCGACGTTGGCGACCCCCGCCGCCGTGGCGAGCCCCAGCCACGCGGGGATCGCGAGGAACACCGCGGTGTAGTAGACGTACCCGATCGCGGCGAACACCGAGATTATCGGCAGCGTGACGTACCCCGGCCGCCCCGCCATCCGAGCAGCCTGGCCGCGGGGGAGCCGAGAGCGGCGCCGCGCAGCGAGCTAACCGAAGCAAAGCAAGCAGCTTGCTGGCGTCTGACGGGGAAAAGGGCGTGCCGGGTCGGTGTGGGTGCGATGTGATGGTGGCAGGCGGTATAGCGGCGAGTGAGACGCGGGCTGCGGTTGGTAGGCAGGTGGACGTCCGGAGCGCCGTGCGGTCCATGTGGTTGCCGGGGAGGCGTCCGGGTTTGGCTCGCGTAGCCGTCACGGCTGCGGCCTTTGCAGGTCAGAGTTAAATCATCCTAAACGATGAGTGTCACATGTGAGATGTATGGTATTTTGGTTTTGATGTTTTTGATGAAAATTTCAGTCACGTAACGATGACAATTTTCAGTGACATACGGCAAGTTTCTATTAGAAATAAATTGACCCACGAAAGTTGTCATGTTTGacaactaaagttgtcatcctCGTGTCACTAAACTTACTGTTAAAAATGTTCGAAGTTGTCATATGCTTGTACCTTACGTGTGCCACTTATGAGGGCCCCCATGTATTTGAGGAGCACATTTCCTCCGTTCTTGAGCGCTCGGCCAAGGTCATTTTGATTGCCTTTTTTAGGGGTTTTGATTGCCCTTCTGACCGATGAAGTTTGAATGTCAAAACTATGTTCTACTCTCTtcattccaaattacttgtcgtggtATTAGTTCAAAGGAGTATAATATAGTGCCTATAGAATTTTAGAAAGGTCAAAATTTACAAACTTTGACTAATGGTTgttgagaaaaacatttacatttaGAATACTAAATACACATCATCAGATAGGTCTCTTTCATATTGTActtcctctgtttctaaatataagtaattttagatatttcaatagggACTACATTCGGAGTAAAATGAGtggatctacattctaaaatatgtctacatacattcgtatatAATTTGTATTAGAAtatctaaaaaagacttatatttatgaacggagggagtatatatatttGGTTTTGTAGGTATAAGGGCATCTTTGAGTTCAAAAAAAGGGCATCTCCCACGTTGGCCCACAAATTCCCTCCCGCATTTGTCCGTGGACAGGGGGGTCGGTTCGCAGACACGAGTGCAGGAGGCAGCCATCCAATGCTATCATGCATATGTCAATCAACAAAGtgcaatttcaaattcaaataaaagTCCGATTCATAGCGCGCGCCGGATCACGCCAGTGTCGGTTCACATGCCCGATCACAACCGAAAAGAGGCAAGTATACTTTAAGTTTTGACATGTCCGACCAGAAAAGAATATAAGTCTGGTGCCCTGGTGGACCGGCAATCCGAGCCTCCTCCGCGCTCAAGCTGTCGTCGCCATCGGGTATGCAACCTTCGCCTTCGCCTCCTTCGACGCCGCCTCCTCCTACTCCTTACCCGCTGCCTCCAACTCAACTTTCTGTCGATGCAGCATCTTGAAGCAGATGGCTTGCACGATCATTCTTGTGTCGGCGTCCAAATACTCCACTTTCGAGGACAGCATCTTGGCTTCCTCCGCACCGGTTGCGATCTTCACCTTCTATTCTTCGAGCATCGCCTTCCTCTCCTCGAGCATGGCCTTCTTCTCTTTGAGGCCATCTTCTCTTCGAGCGCTAGCTTCTTCTCGACCGCCTCCATCAACAGTTTGAACCTCTTCGCCTTCTTCTCCTCCTTGATGTCAGAGCGCTTGACGTATGCCTCCTCCTTGGACAAGATGTCCTCAAACCACTCTGTCATCTTGACCACCACACCTTCTCACTTCACCCTCCCCCCTATTTCTTTCCCTGAAACCCTCTTCTAACCTTCTTGGGTGGTTCTTTTGTTGGGTCAGTTGGGTCACAAGTTTCTTTCTCGATGGCTTGGGCAGCAGTCTAGGCTATGAATAGGTTCCACTTCTGACGGAACAATGAATACCAGGTGACAGGGTCCTATACTAG
The Triticum dicoccoides isolate Atlit2015 ecotype Zavitan chromosome 3A, WEW_v2.0, whole genome shotgun sequence genome window above contains:
- the LOC119269561 gene encoding probable protein S-acyltransferase 16; the encoded protein is MAGRPGYVTLPIISVFAAIGYVYYTAVFLAIPAWLGLATAAGVANVAAYTALALACVAAYGLVVTRDPGRVPPAFVPDVEDTETPLHEIKRKGGDLRYCQKCSHYKPPRAHHCRVCKRCILKMDHHCIWINNCVGHENYKIFLVFVLYAATASFYSLALMIGGVVHSVPTDEQSGIDSPRKSLVICGVFVGVMTLALSILLVWHVYLILHNKTTIEYHEGVRAMWLAEKAGNLYHHPYDLGVYHNIVSVLGPNMLCWFCPVSRNIGDGVRFRTSYDIPLSTPPSKAEKHLAMS